Part of the uncultured Desulfobacter sp. genome, AAAGAAGCTTCTGTCAGTTCTGATACAGGCACACTAAAGTGCTGCCAGGTCCCGATGAAGTCCATATAGCGGATATCAACGACTTTAACGTCATTTTCTTTTGCCATTGCCAATACTTCTTTTGGTGTCATTTTTTTACCTTTCTATCTAAAATAAAGTTATTGTGGGTTTACCCCGTTTTTTGGGTTTAATAGTGGGCGTAAAAACACCTTAACCGTTAAATTGCATCGTCTCCGCTTTCACCGGTTCTAACCCGGATGGCGCCTTCAACCGGCAGTACAAAAATCTTACCGTCACCGATTTTACCGCTGTTTGTTGCAGACCGTATAGTTTCCACGGTTTCGTCAAGTCGGTCGTCGGTCACAACAATTTCAAGTTTAATTTTCGGAACAAAATCGACAACATATTCCGCGCCGCGGTAAATCTCTTTGTGCCCTTTCTGCCGGCCATATCCATTAACTTCTGTAACGGTCATGCCGTAGATGCCGATTTCGCTCAAGGCCTCTTTGACATCATCAAGCTTAAAGGGTTTAATAATTGCCTCAATTTTTTTCATTCATGACCTCCTTTGACTGTATCTGTGGAAGACGGTTAATAATAGCGGTTTTTATCTGATTTAATTTTTCTTCTGATTCTATTTTCTGGTCTCCTTCAATATTCCGGACATAAAAAACGTCAATCACCTGATCCACCTTGGTGGCGACCATGGCAACGTTAACGTTGATACCGTTCCGGTACAAGGTATTGGTAATGGCAAACAGGAGTCCTGGAAAATCATAGGTTAAAACTTCAATAATCGTAAAAAAACTGGATGTTTCATTGTCAATGCGGACTTGGTTATCTTCGGGTCTGCTGCCGCTGGAGATGGTCACTTCAGTGGGAATTTTTTCAAGCACACTGTCCAGATAGTGATCATCTTCAAGGGCTTTGCTTAAATCCTGACCAGCCTTTTCCCATTTTTCCTTTTCAAAAAGCCGGTCCTGGGGCGGCCGGACATTAAAAATATCCAGAAAATGACTGTCCCCGAGAAAATAAGCCTGGGAGCCGACAATATCAATACTGTTCTGGAAAAATACCCCGGCAAGTTTGGAGTAAAATCCAGGCTTGTCCTTGCCGCAAATGGAGACGGTTCTCATATCCGACTCATTTTCTTTGGTGATCTGCCAGATATACTCCCGGTCGCCCAGGTTTCTAAACAGGTTGATATGATCCACGATGTTCTGGGGCGGCACATACAGCAGGTAGCGCCGGGACATGACGGACAACTGACGGGTGACCTCTTCTTCCCGCCAGCTTTCGCGCAGCAGGGCCAGAACGTCTTTTTTCTTTTTATCAATAAGCCGCTGGGTTTTCTTGGATGCAAGTTCCCCTGTTTTGATGATCCCCATGGTCTTGAAGAACAGATCTTTGATCAGATTTTCCGTCCAGTCGTTCCAGGCCTTGGGCCCGGTGGCCTTGGAATCGGCCACCGTGAGCAGAAACAACATGCGCAGCAACCGGATTTTCCCGATCTTGTGCGCGGTATAAACGGCGGTCTCCTCATCATAAATATCCCGTCGGGTGGCGGTCTTTGCCAGGAACAGATGGTTTCTAATGAGGAAGAGAATATCTTCTTTTTCCACGGAACTGAATCCAAGACGGTCGATAACAGGTCCGGCTATTCCGGCCCCCCTGCGGGAGTGCTCCTTGGCAGGGTCGGCTTTACCGATGTCATGGAGCAGGCCTGCCACAAGCAGTACATTCTTATTTCTTATCTCTTTGAATACCGAGTTATACAGGGTCCCCATCATGGTGTCGCCGGGGTCCTTGAAGCTGTTGAGAATCTGTACGCAGCGGATGGAATGTTTGTCCACGGGAAACAGGTGATACTGATTATACTGAATCTTATGTACCAACGGCCCGAATTCAGGAATAAACTGGGCCAGGATGCCGGTGGAAAGCATGACATTCAGCACGTTGAATTTCCATAGCGACATACCCAGTATCCGCTTGAAAATTTTGACACATGCCGGATCCGAGCGCAGCTCATCGTCCACAAGGTGCCGGAATTCCGATGCCACCCGCCGGGCCTCAATGGAGAGGGGTATCCGGGTCTGGCCGCTTTCAAGAAAAATGCGAAGCAGCAGGTCGGGATGCTGCATAATTGTCACGGTATTGGCAAAACAGAGCCGACGCTTTTTGACGACCAGGCCGTCGGTTTTGGTCGGCCGTGGATTCACCGTCTCCTTTTTAACCCGGCAGGTGGAGACAATATCTTCAAAGGTGATCTGGTAAATCTGCTTTAAAAAGTCCATTTTTTCATGCAGTTCACCTAGGAAAACCTCGACCTGGGGCGCCCCTTCAGTATCTGCATAATCCATCAGACCCGCCACTTCGGCCTGGTGTTCAAAATGCAGGGTATCGCTTTTGCGGTTGCAAATATAGTGCAGACGGTTACGCACATCCCAGATATAGGTTAACGCATCTTCCAGATTGTCGTATTCAAAATGGGATAAAAACCCATAATATTCCAGATCCCGGCGGGTTTTGATATTGGATTTGATTTTTGCATACCACAGCAGGGTGTGGTAATCCCGAAGACCGCCAACTCCGGATTTCAAATCTGGGGAGACCAGATAGGAAGAGTCACCGAAATCTTCCAGGCGTTTTTCTCCATTTTCGTATAAAAAGTTAAGCGTAGGCTTCAAATGCTTTGCGGCCAGTTGCTGCCTGAATCTTTCCATAAATTCGGAATAGATCAAGGACGCGCCGCAGATAAACCGGGCATCGAGCACCGTGGTCAGAATATCAAAACGCTCAAAGGACATTTTGATACACTCGTTAATGCTCCGGACGGCGTAGCCGACTTCAAACCTGGCATCCCACAGGGGATACAAAAGTTCCTGGACAAAGGCCTCCACATCCGGGGGAATGGCTTTATCAAAAAGGATAAGCAGATCAACATCGGAATGGATACATTGCTCTTTTCTTCCGTACCCCCCCAGGGCAATGATGGCAAAAGGATTACCCGAGATGACCATTTTTCTTGCGGCAATACTTTTTTCAAACACGCGGTAAAAGTATTCATCAAGACGGGTGGTCATCCTTTCCAGGAAATTCTTCTCTTGTCCCTGGAGATACTGATCTATCAGCTCTTGTTTCTGTTCAATTAATAGTTTGGCTTCAGGGCTGTCCATGTCTGTTTAATATCTTTTTGACCTTTTAATATGTGTCCCTTTTTCGGCAAAACCGCTCATACACCCGACCAAAAACCTAAAAATACGTTTCACTATGGTTAGTGATTACTGCAATGGATGTGCCAACCCTTTATTTTCAAGTAGTTACCATACATCAAGACGGATGTATTTTGCAAATCAACGAAAAGATCGGGATTTATTACAGTAATGTTTATTTCAAAAGGCGGTATATTACTTTTTTGTAACTACCGCCGAGTATGGGCCTAAAGTTTAGCAGGCGGGTAAATGATATGTCAAATTTCTGAAAAAGCATGAATAATCAGCCAGACACATGAGGTGCTTGGCTGTGGAAAACGAAAACCAATCGGCGAATAACCACCGCTAATCTTTATCTATTTTTTCGGGTTCCTTCTCTTTATCGTCATCAATGGGCTCTTTTGTTGCTTTTTTGAAATTTTTAATGCCCTTTCCCAAACCGGCACCGATCTCGGGTAACTTACCCGCGCCGAATATAATAAGGATAATCACCAGAATTATTATTAACTCCGGCATTCCCAGACCACCAATCATGATTTAAGCTCCTCGTTTTGTTCATGGTGTTACTATAAAATAATCAAATTACCTCATTAGCATTTAACCTGTACGAAGTCAATCATTAAGGATTTGTGCGAGCCCAGCAGAACATTACATTTTTGCAACAAGACGATCGCGTTCTTTTAAATACGGATCACACCCCGGCATTGAGCCGTCTTCCCTGCCGACACTCAATATTTTAACAGGGGGACACATTAACCATTGACTATAAAAACCGAGCCTGCTACCCAAACAAATT contains:
- a CDS encoding P-II family nitrogen regulator, giving the protein MKKIEAIIKPFKLDDVKEALSEIGIYGMTVTEVNGYGRQKGHKEIYRGAEYVVDFVPKIKLEIVVTDDRLDETVETIRSATNSGKIGDGKIFVLPVEGAIRVRTGESGDDAI
- the glnD gene encoding [protein-PII] uridylyltransferase, which produces MDSPEAKLLIEQKQELIDQYLQGQEKNFLERMTTRLDEYFYRVFEKSIAARKMVISGNPFAIIALGGYGRKEQCIHSDVDLLILFDKAIPPDVEAFVQELLYPLWDARFEVGYAVRSINECIKMSFERFDILTTVLDARFICGASLIYSEFMERFRQQLAAKHLKPTLNFLYENGEKRLEDFGDSSYLVSPDLKSGVGGLRDYHTLLWYAKIKSNIKTRRDLEYYGFLSHFEYDNLEDALTYIWDVRNRLHYICNRKSDTLHFEHQAEVAGLMDYADTEGAPQVEVFLGELHEKMDFLKQIYQITFEDIVSTCRVKKETVNPRPTKTDGLVVKKRRLCFANTVTIMQHPDLLLRIFLESGQTRIPLSIEARRVASEFRHLVDDELRSDPACVKIFKRILGMSLWKFNVLNVMLSTGILAQFIPEFGPLVHKIQYNQYHLFPVDKHSIRCVQILNSFKDPGDTMMGTLYNSVFKEIRNKNVLLVAGLLHDIGKADPAKEHSRRGAGIAGPVIDRLGFSSVEKEDILFLIRNHLFLAKTATRRDIYDEETAVYTAHKIGKIRLLRMLFLLTVADSKATGPKAWNDWTENLIKDLFFKTMGIIKTGELASKKTQRLIDKKKKDVLALLRESWREEEVTRQLSVMSRRYLLYVPPQNIVDHINLFRNLGDREYIWQITKENESDMRTVSICGKDKPGFYSKLAGVFFQNSIDIVGSQAYFLGDSHFLDIFNVRPPQDRLFEKEKWEKAGQDLSKALEDDHYLDSVLEKIPTEVTISSGSRPEDNQVRIDNETSSFFTIIEVLTYDFPGLLFAITNTLYRNGINVNVAMVATKVDQVIDVFYVRNIEGDQKIESEEKLNQIKTAIINRLPQIQSKEVMNEKN
- the tatA gene encoding twin-arginine translocase TatA/TatE family subunit; translated protein: MIGGLGMPELIIILVIILIIFGAGKLPEIGAGLGKGIKNFKKATKEPIDDDKEKEPEKIDKD